A DNA window from Dunckerocampus dactyliophorus isolate RoL2022-P2 chromosome 17, RoL_Ddac_1.1, whole genome shotgun sequence contains the following coding sequences:
- the antxr2b gene encoding ANTXR cell adhesion molecule 2b isoform X3, with the protein MRVSYIVFSAQSVVILPLTGDRSKIDEGLNKLSQINPAGETYMHEGLRAVSEQMKTQMTPSRSIIIVLTDGKLEVYPFELSVQEADQARGFGARVYCVGVMDFDHKQLAEIADGAEQVFPVLSGFHALKDVVSSILRQSCSEIFTIEPSSVCVNESFSVVLRGSGFSGSKRTDNILCVLTVSQNTYSQRATVVVDGHLLCPAPVLHEVGQSVEVLVSLNDGQSYISAPITIYATTCSDGSWVLWLLLALLILLLLGFLWWFWPLCCTVVIRDPPPARAPPRPPVIEQEEDFSPKHKWPTVDASYYGGRGPGGIKRMEVRWGQKGSTEEGSRLEKAKNAVVTMPDDAVEPIIPRPPPRPPPVYNPLPQDKWYTPIKGRFDALLALLRRQYDRVAIMRPTPHDKGRCINFTRVH; encoded by the exons ATGAGGGTGTCCTACATTGTCTTCTCAGCCCAATCCGTTGTAATCCTGCCACTAACTGGAGACAG GTCCAAGATTGATGAAGGCTTGAATAAACTGAGCCAAATCAACCCTGCTGGTGAAACGTATATGCACGAAGGCTTGAGGGCG GTGTCGGAGCAGATGAAAACACAAATGACGCCATCTCGCAGCATCATCATCGTTCTGACCGATGGCAAGCTGGAGGTTTACCCCTTTGAGCTGAGTGTGCAggag GCTGACCAAGCCAGAGGTTTTGGAGCCAGAGTGTACTGTGTCGGGGTCATGGACTTTGACCACAAACAG CTTGCTGAAATAGCAGATGGCGCGGAGCAAGTCTTCCCAGTGCTGTCGGGCTTCCATGCTCTCAAAGATGTCGTCAGCTCT ATCCTCAGGCAGTCCTGCTCAGAAATCTTCACAATAGAACCATCCAGTGTTTGTGTAAATG AGTCTTTCAGTGTGGTGCTGAGAGGCAGCGGCTTCAGCGGCTCAAAAAGGACAGACAACATTCTTTGCGTTCTCACAGTCAGCCAAAACACATACA GCCAGAGGGCAACAGTAGTTGTAGACGGTCATCTGCTGTGTCCAGCTCCTGTGCTCCATGAGGTTGGGCA GTCAGTTGAGGTGCTGGTTAGCTTGAACGACGGCCAGTCTTATATCTCGGCTCCCATTACCATCTATGCCACAACCTGT TCAGACGGGAGTTGGGTGTTGTGGTTGCTGTTGGCTCTTCTGATTTTGCTGCTTCTCGGTTTCCTTTGGTGGTTCTGGCCTCTGTGCTGCACTGTG GTGATCAGAGACCCTCCACCAGCTCGTGCGCCTCCTCGCCCTCCAGTAATT GAGCAAGAAGAAGATTTCTCCCCCAAACACAAGTGGCCCACAGTGGATGCGTCATATTATGGGGGCAGAGGTCCTGGTGGAATCAAACGCATGGAG GTCCGCTGGGGGCAGAAGGGGTCCACAGAGGAAGGCTCAAGGCTggagaaagccaaaaatgctgTAGTCACCATGCCGGATGACGCGGTGGAGCCCATCATACCTCGACCACCACCAAGACCTCCCCCCGTCTATAACCCCCTCCCACAGGACAAATGGTACACTCCCATCAAG GGGCGTTTTGATGCGTTGTTGGCGTTGTTGAGAAGACAATACGACAGGGTGGCCATCATGAGGCCGACGCCACACGACAAG gGCCGCTGCATCAATTTCACCAGAGTTCACTGA
- the antxr2b gene encoding ANTXR cell adhesion molecule 2b isoform X2, giving the protein MKPSRSGSVSGHWHEIYGFVEQLTNKFVSPRMRVSYIVFSAQSVVILPLTGDRSKIDEGLNKLSQINPAGETYMHEGLRAVSEQMKTQMTPSRSIIIVLTDGKLEVYPFELSVQEADQARGFGARVYCVGVMDFDHKQLAEIADGAEQVFPVLSGFHALKDVVSSILRQSCSEIFTIEPSSVCVNESFSVVLRGSGFSGSKRTDNILCVLTVSQNTYSQRATVVVDGHLLCPAPVLHEVGQSVEVLVSLNDGQSYISAPITIYATTCSDGSWVLWLLLALLILLLLGFLWWFWPLCCTVVIRDPPPARAPPRPPVIEQEEDFSPKHKWPTVDASYYGGRGPGGIKRMEVRWGQKGSTEEGSRLEKAKNAVVTMPDDAVEPIIPRPPPRPPPVYNPLPQDKWYTPIKGRFDALLALLRRQYDRVAIMRPTPHDKGRCINFTRVH; this is encoded by the exons TCCCAGGATGAGGGTGTCCTACATTGTCTTCTCAGCCCAATCCGTTGTAATCCTGCCACTAACTGGAGACAG GTCCAAGATTGATGAAGGCTTGAATAAACTGAGCCAAATCAACCCTGCTGGTGAAACGTATATGCACGAAGGCTTGAGGGCG GTGTCGGAGCAGATGAAAACACAAATGACGCCATCTCGCAGCATCATCATCGTTCTGACCGATGGCAAGCTGGAGGTTTACCCCTTTGAGCTGAGTGTGCAggag GCTGACCAAGCCAGAGGTTTTGGAGCCAGAGTGTACTGTGTCGGGGTCATGGACTTTGACCACAAACAG CTTGCTGAAATAGCAGATGGCGCGGAGCAAGTCTTCCCAGTGCTGTCGGGCTTCCATGCTCTCAAAGATGTCGTCAGCTCT ATCCTCAGGCAGTCCTGCTCAGAAATCTTCACAATAGAACCATCCAGTGTTTGTGTAAATG AGTCTTTCAGTGTGGTGCTGAGAGGCAGCGGCTTCAGCGGCTCAAAAAGGACAGACAACATTCTTTGCGTTCTCACAGTCAGCCAAAACACATACA GCCAGAGGGCAACAGTAGTTGTAGACGGTCATCTGCTGTGTCCAGCTCCTGTGCTCCATGAGGTTGGGCA GTCAGTTGAGGTGCTGGTTAGCTTGAACGACGGCCAGTCTTATATCTCGGCTCCCATTACCATCTATGCCACAACCTGT TCAGACGGGAGTTGGGTGTTGTGGTTGCTGTTGGCTCTTCTGATTTTGCTGCTTCTCGGTTTCCTTTGGTGGTTCTGGCCTCTGTGCTGCACTGTG GTGATCAGAGACCCTCCACCAGCTCGTGCGCCTCCTCGCCCTCCAGTAATT GAGCAAGAAGAAGATTTCTCCCCCAAACACAAGTGGCCCACAGTGGATGCGTCATATTATGGGGGCAGAGGTCCTGGTGGAATCAAACGCATGGAG GTCCGCTGGGGGCAGAAGGGGTCCACAGAGGAAGGCTCAAGGCTggagaaagccaaaaatgctgTAGTCACCATGCCGGATGACGCGGTGGAGCCCATCATACCTCGACCACCACCAAGACCTCCCCCCGTCTATAACCCCCTCCCACAGGACAAATGGTACACTCCCATCAAG GGGCGTTTTGATGCGTTGTTGGCGTTGTTGAGAAGACAATACGACAGGGTGGCCATCATGAGGCCGACGCCACACGACAAG gGCCGCTGCATCAATTTCACCAGAGTTCACTGA